TTTACCATTCTTGACATCTTTAAGAATAGAATCAATCGCTCTTTGTATCTTATCAGTAGCATCTTCTCCTTCAGTTACATCTTGCTTAAAGCCTTCCATAATCTTTCTCATCGCATTTGTTTTCTCTGTAAAACTACTATTTGGATTATATATAATATCCCATTCAGCATCTAAATTTGGAGCTTTTTGATTATAATACTCTTTTCTATTTCCAACCTTAAGTCCAAAAAAGTAGATATCTCTACGTTTTAACCAATTTGTTATTTGATCAGATCTTGGAGCTCCTGTGTTTTCCTCTCCTTTTAAGTCTATAATTACCATATTAGATTCTTCTCTCTCCCTATAAATAGCATCCCCTATCTCTCTAAAGTTCTCCATCGTATTCTGCCAGGTGGTAAACCCATTCCACCATAGACTTCCATCCTTATCCATCGTAAACCCAAAACCACCAAATTCACCAGCTCCACTATGAAGCTCAAGCCCTCTCGAAAGTATCTTTAGACTCGCTACTCCAGCCGTCGTCTGTAGTACCGTCAAATCTAAACCTCCTGCAAGATCAAACGCATTCTGTCCTGCATATTTATCCTGTAATTCTTTCCCAAATACTCCCTGCTGGTATAAGTTATACTTATATATATCCATACCTTTACTTAGCGCATATGCAAGCAGGCTTTCCTTCTGCTTTGCTCCATAGCCTGTATAGTTACCTTCAAACACAAAGCTTAATCCACTCTTTAGCGTTCCTATCCCTAAATCCATCCATGCTTCCGTTACCTCTCCTTCATTTGTAAGTCCCCAGTATAACCTTCCACTCTCGTCCATCTTCCATCCTTTGTTGATGAATGATACAGTAGAATTTATAGCCCAGTTCATCCCTGCATATCCTGCAGCTTCCCAGGTCGTCGCCGTGCTCGGATTATACCCACTATTAACACCCGCAAGCACCATACTCCCTATAGTGGATACCCCCCACGTTGCAAGCTGTACACTGTCCATACGCCAATCAAGCCCACCATACTCATTAACCTTAAGCCCACTTACGGCAAGATTCCCCAGTCCCTGTATCCCTGCCCCTGCAACAGCTTCCACTGCTCCTGCAACAGCTCCCCCCATTCCACTTATCATTCCTTGAACAGCTCCCCCAAGGGCTCCTGTTCCCGACGAAATCCCAGAGGCAAATATGTTTACCCCCATCTGCCCACCGCCCTTATAATATGGCTTACCTACAACATCTCTAAGTAATGTACTGACTGAAGCTGATCCTGAGTCTTTCCATTTTGCAATTCATACCCCATCCTTACTAATCCTATTGTTCCTACTGTCATCTGCCCCTGTGGTGTAGATAAGATTAAAAACTTTCCTACAGTTTTTCCTACCCTTGCCCAATCTACCCCCTTCGCCTCCTCTTCTGTCATTACCTTGCCATTCTTCAACACAAGCGTTTCGCCAACCTTAAGGCTCTTCGCTATCTCGCTGTCACTCTTCCCTTTATAATGCCCACTCCTCTTTAAGGCTTCTATGATAGCCTGGACAGGTACACCCAGTGTCCGGGCTATGCCCTCCACAGTGTTCTTTTTACCTTCAGGCGTGTTTTGCCATTTCTCTACTATGGCTGCGATCTTGCCCCCGTTGGTTTGAAGCATTTAGGTTACTCTTACTTTTAGAATTCCTTCATGGAGCTTTCATTTTAATAATGATATCATCCCCTTTTAAAAAAAATAACTTCTCCTCTGTATTACTAAAAACCTTATTTAGTGTCTCTCTATCAAAGTCCCACTTGCCATTCTCTCCCTTCGAACCCAAAATTACATACCTCCCTTGAACCTTATAAAAATACTCCCTGCCGTAAGGATCAAGTATGTCTTCTTTATTTATAAAAAATGGATAAGTTTTTTGAAAAAGTTCTTTCAAGCTAGGAGGGGTTGAAGGAGCCTGTAGCAAAGCCTCTTCTATGGCGTGGAAATTAATCAAATTTTCTTTTGTTTTTTTATCAAAGACTACATCTCTATACGGGATATAATAACCTGTTCCCCAAAAGAGATCCCATCCCGTGCCTATATAGGTGAGAAACCCATACCCCAAAAGTTCGGATAATAGTAATTGACTATAAGTAAACTTAGACGGTCCTCTCAAACTTTCAAAATATTTATCCTTACCTTCAAATAACACCTTAATTTTCTTTTTCCTTTCTTTAGGAATATACGCCATAGCCCGCACTGCACCCTTCCACGGTTCTATGGAAGGCGCCTCATAAATGAGATATCCATTACTCTCCCCTAAAAAACGCGGAGGGAATTCAAAGTAGCAATCGGGAATATCATAATCAATAAGCTTAAAGGTGATTTCACTCTCTGCTCTTTCCAAAGGATCAAATCTAAAATAATCTACAACCAAAAATACCACAAATAAAAAGAGTAAAAATACTAACACAAATCGTAACATACTTTCCTCCTATTCCTCTACTCACCTATAGTGTTTGTGCCCTCAAAGACAATAGGGTAAGACTCTCCCCCGAAAAACGGCGTATGAATTAGCCTAGCAGCAGCGGTTGCTACATTCCTCATCAATACTCTCATCATCTCATCCCATCTCTTTCCATTGAAAATATTATGCATCTCAAAATTGTACTTATCTGGCCTCACCTTATATTGATTGGAACCAACAAGTTCCAATGTGATAGTACCATATACCAATGCCTGGTCAAGCCCCCTCTCAGGATGCGACTCCAAATGAATCTCGGCTTTTCCTTGTTCATTGAAGTCAGATAGCTTTACTCTGCCCAAGTTTAGACTCTTAATATCTACCTTCAACTTCTCTCCTTTTCCGTTTTTAAACCAGTAAAATGCTTCTCTTAAAGTAAGTTTCCTGTCCTCATCTGGGCGCCAATCAGGCTCATCTTTCTTTGGCAACATCCACTTCACTGTTTCCACAAAGAAAAATTCAGCAAGATCCAGAGGGTTTTTAACCTCCTTGCTAAGATAGAGTCGGCTCTCATGTATTTTTCTCATCTTTTGCTCATTCGTAGTTCTGGACTTATTTTTCATCCCAACACTATTGTCTTTTTTAAAACTCCTCCCGCTTATATATAGCCCATGCGGATTACCCGTCATCGCAAACATCGCTCCAGCCATCGCTACTTCCTCATACTTACTCCCGATAACATCAAGCCCAAACCTTGCGCTAAGCAATGCAAGCGTCTTCGTACTCTGTTCATATGCCATCCTCTCCAGCGTTATATCGTCCGCTTCAAGACCACTTGCAGCAAGCCATGCGTGCTGGTCAAGGTGCAATCCTTCGTGCATCACCGTAGCTGTATAATGCGCAAGCTTCGCTCTTAAATCGGCATCATCGTCCGCTAATACCGCTTCCTACTGTAAAAGAAGAGGCTAGTTTTTCAGTACTATAGTATCACTTTTTATTCCTCTTCCTCCTACTTATAAACAAATCGTATCATAGATATAGCTGTATGATTGGTTATACCAGGATAAATATCCTCTATAACTAAACGACCAGCCATTCTTTCTCCCAAATATTCTTCGCTGTCTTCTATATTGATTCTTATTCTTTGCCATGCAAGCTCATCTGTTAACTCTGCAATAACTACATATATCAATCTAATCTCGTCTTCCAACACATAGCTGTCGTCATCCAGACTCTTAGCATAATGAAAAGGAATATGATATAACTCTAATCTTATCCTTTTAGGCCTGTTATATACTTTATATGTTTTCTTACTCTTTGCCCACCCCGGTAATATATCTATCGCATATGGTAAATGATCTTTCCGCTTTATATCATAACCAGCCAAGTGATAGATACGACACCACAGATAGTCAGTCAAACCATCATCACGACTTATCCAGGCTGTTGCTGGATCCTCATCAGCTAACTCCATTATCCTTTTTCCATGAGTTATCTCCCAGGAATTGTATGCATCAACGGCGGGTATCCTGAGAGTAACTACGCTTATAGCCATTCGCATAATTCCATCCAAAAACTCCTTTTTGGGTTTCGTATTAGGCTCACTTTCGCTTACTATTTTTGTTTCTACTATCTTAAGTTCATCTACCTTAAGCTTACTCTCCCCACAGGTTGTAAGATTTAATATTATCATTATCCCTAATATAAACCTTATCTTCATCTTACCTTTCCCTCCTTTCTGAACTTACTTCCCAAAAAACCACTTTTTCCACAATTGACGAGAAAAATTATCAGCTATATCCATATTTGGCCTCAGTAAAAGAAATACCCTTCTTCCTACCTCATGTTCATATACCCTATCCCATGGCAGAAAATAGTACGAGGTAAATTCTCGAGTAAACTCATTTGTCTTATCATTCCTCCTGTACAAATTATCCTCTATATTGTTATATTTGAAATTACCATAGTTCTGCATTGCATACTTAATATACCCTCCGTATGGATCAACTATTATTAAGCCATTCTCTGTTATCTCCTTGATATATACCATATGCTGTAATCTCTTCTTCATATTATTATCTTCATAAACAAAGTTGAATCTTCCTCCCGCTATGAGTTGATCACCAGGCTTCATTATTTTATTTTTCAAATAGAGGTAAAATTTTTTTACATCATCAACAGTTGGGTTTCCATTGTTTTTACCATCCCAACTATGAGAAACTTCCGTTCCATCCTTATAGAACCACTGTCCCTTTTTATAATCCACAGGCTCAATACTTCCACTCGCTAGAGCAAGTTCCACAAGAGTTGAAGGAAATGTCCTTTCATCTACCCCATACTTACTTTTCAAATATGAACTCATCTCTCTCCTTCTCTCCTCAAGTTCATCCTCTATTTGTCTTTCCTCATTGAAGAACCAAACCGGATCATTTATGCTTACTACCTTCCTTAAGTCCTTATTATTCGGCATACTCACAAGTGCTATCGTTAATGCTGTAAGATTACACATTCCATCAGCAATCCTCTTTCCGTTTTTCCCCCTACTTACATTATTCCTCTGATTCCTTATATCAACCCCCAACTCTTTAATCCATAAATCATTTCCACTTTCCCAGTTAAACAAGCTTAAATCCCCTGTCTCAGTCGCATAGGCAATTAAATTTGCAACCTTCGAATACTCACTGCTTCCATCATATACATCTACTCCAAAATTCCTTGCTAGATTATCCAGTACCATTTTCTGTATCCCCGTAGCTCCAAGCTCCCTCGCATACGCTGTCATCCTATCCTTCCCTACAAGACCAGAATCAATCAATACACCTTCCCTCACTACTGTAGAAGTATAAAATAGAAGACCTTCTGCTGTATTCTCCGTAATTGCTTTCTTATTTAGATGTATGGTATCTTCCCCAGCCTCTCCATAATGCCCTTCCTCTTCAAGGTCAAATAATAAACTTTTCTTCCCATTAATGATATCCATAGAAGTCTTCATACCAAAATCATCCCCACTTAAATATCCCATATTTACATAGCTTATCCTCGATAAGCCCTCGTCTCCTCCGTGAACATTCTTATACTGAAAACCTACATAGTTTAAACTTCCTATCGCATCCACAAGGTTAACAAGCCCAATACCTCCGCTCACATCATTCACTATCTGCCCATCGTGCGTGAATGCCATCCCTACATCACTCGCAAGGCTTATCCTGAAATTCCCTCCCCACGCATAATGCACTGCTTCTCCCGCTATACTCCCTATAGTGTTAGCAAAGTTGTTAAGCTTCATCTCATAAAATAGTGATACATTGTTAGTCAACGCCTTGCTCGATATCCTGTCTATAAATGATAAATTGCCATCCGTGTATCTCCCTCCAAGTTCGCCTCCAACCCACCCCCCAACAAAGCCACTTGCAAGTCCCATCGTCGTACTTTTCAGTAGATTATACCAGTCATATGCATTCCATTGCCATTGCCATTGCCCATTACTTATGCTATAGCACTTCGTAAACGCCATCAAACCTCCACTTATAAACCCTTCCGTCATCTTCTGCATACCAAATGCCGCAGCTGTACTGAACCAGCCTAAAAATTATACAGCAAAATTTTGCTCCTGTAAAATAGATGATATAAAATCAACAGGCAAGGTCGCTCGGCCTCCTGCCTCGCTTGCTTCAGTGGAATGCCTGTGAAGTAGGCTTTATTTGCTTCAATGCTTTATGGCTTTGGTGTGCTTACAGGGATTTATTCTTCCTTCAAATATATATCTACAACCCAGCCCTTTATTGTATTGCCCTCCTTATCCTTAACGCCTGTGTCTATGTATACCCAATAGCCTGTCCTGTCTCCAATCGTAAAAGTAACATCCGACCGTTCGAGTAGCTTTACCCTTGCGCCCTTCTTTAGCTTTAGCAATACAGCCGAGTTTGTAGAAGCTTCGGAACGCACGTTTACATTGTCGCCGGTGAGGATGTGGTAGTCCTCTTTTTCACAACTATTTACTCCAGAATTAGTTACATTTAGGAGTTTTAATTTATTAGTCGATTGAATAGAACTATTAGACTCTTCTTCTATATACACATCTAATATCCATCCCTTTATAGTATCACCATTCTTGTCCTTAATTCCTGTGTCAACACGAGCCCAATACCCTGTTTTATCCCCAATTTTCTCTTTTTTATCCATCCATTCTAATAACTTTACTTTCGTTCCTCTTTTAAGTTTCAGCAACAGTTTATCGATAAAGTATATACTTCTTACTGGCACATCATTTCCAATAACCGTATAGTATCCACCTATGTTCAGAGGACATTCTTTTTCTTTTATCCAATTAGGATAGTCTGCTGAATTTGTCAAAATTTTGGTAGCAAAAGGAGCATATATTTCATCCTCACGAATAAAAAAAGACATCGTATGGTTTCCTAATAAGTAAACATTCTCATTTAATAAGCATTGATATATCTGGCCATATAGAGTAGTTTTAGTATCTTCAAAAAAAATAGCCCATATACCATTTGAATATATACGATAATAACCCGTATCCTCTGCATCTTCGGAAATTAAAAGCATTTCTTTTTGTATTCTTTTTGCAGGTTTAAAATCATCTATACCTGCTATATATTTTCTCTCTAGCCAACCTTTTATTTTAGCTGACTCATATGAAAATAAATTGGTAAGATAAGCTCCAATAAAATACCATTCTTCCTTTTTGTTCTCCAAGATAAACTCCCTATTGGAAAGAAGAACCACAAACTCAAGAATAGGTATTTTTGTTAACACCGGCGCAAACATACTTGGCTCCCTAAATAATGGAGCTTCAGTAATAATTAAAACTGTATTACCATTCAAAGGTCTCATCATACTGTAAAGCTTATCTGCCCCAGAGGCAAACTCTAAAAAGAAACAACACATCAAAATTATCCTTTTCATAAAGTAACTTCTCCTAACTAATAATTAAAATAAAGTAATATGTAAGTGATGTCTATGTAATAGCATATTTTTAAAAGCTCGTGCTATTTCTGGATCACCACCCAATAACGGAAGCTGTTGTTCCCATGTCATTTGTTCAAATTCAGCTAAAGAAACACCTTGAGGAATTAGATATGTATCATTTACATTCTGCCAAGAGTTTTGATAGTCATAAATTTTTCCAGGTACTTTACTCTTTAGCCACCACGGATCCAATGCCTGACTTACTCTCGGGTCATTCACCATACTGTTATATACTTCATTCCTCAACGCCATTGCAGCCGTTGATTGTTGACCTACAGTAGAATTATTGAACCTCACCGTTACACCATTCCTTGTCGCAGCTACTATATCTATTCCTCTTCCCGACCCATGTGGGCTTGTGGTGCTATTCCTCCACAAACTCGATACCTCCACAGCATCCAGATTTACAGCATGCGCATTATCTATAAGCACAAGCACAGCTCTCGGATCCATCCCCCCTGTCGCAAGATTAATCGGAGTATTCCCCGTGCCCGCTTTTTGCGCCTGTGGACTAAAATTATATTTCGACATCCTTATCTCAATTCCATCTACATTAGATATATAATAATTGCCTTTTTTCTCGTAATCCATTAATTGCTCTTTATAAAGCTCTCCCAGTTTTTTAACCTCCGGCTTCACCATTTGGTTCTCAATCCACTCACTCACCTTACTTCCTTTTAATGCAGTTGATACAATCCTGAGTAGGGTTAATTTCAATTTTGTTTGATTGATAGCCTTTTGTTTCTTCATCCTATCACGCTTCTTCCTCTCCTCCTCTTCCTCCTCTGGAGTAGCCCCTGTAGTAGCCTTTGGGTTCTCCCTATCCTGTGTTTGCTGGTCCGGCGTTTCGCTTCCATACGGCTGCTCTGAAAACGGCAGCTTTCTAGGTTTACTTAAACTCCTCCCGCTTATATATAGCCCATGCGGATTACCCGTCATCGCAAACATCGCTCCAGCCATCGCTACTTCCTCATACTTACTCCCACCAACACCAAGCCCAAAATTCGCCTGTAGGAGCGCAAGTGTCATCGTGCTCTGAGCATAGGCCATTCTCTCCAAAGTTATATCGTCCGCTTCAAGACCATTCGCAGCAAGCCATGCATGCTGGTCTAAGTGTAGTCCTTCATGCATCACCGTCGCTGTATAATGCGCAAGCTTCGCTCGAAGCTCGGCATCATCGTCCGCTAATATCGCTTCCCTGTTTAGATGTATCGTCCTGTTATCCTCTCCTGCATAGCCGTAGTTGCCCTCCCCTTCAAGGTCAAACTCTATCCTCTTCTTGTTATTTATTACATCAAGCGACGTCTTCATATTCTGCATATCTCCAGAAAGATATCCCATATTTACATAGCTTATCCTCGATAAGCCCTCGTCTCCTCCGTGAACATTCTTATACTGAAAACCTACATAGTTTAAACTACCTATCGCATCCACAAGGTTGACAAGCCCAATCCCTCCGCTTGTGTCATTCACTATCTGCCCATCGTGCGTGAATGCCATCCCTACATCACTCGCAAGGCTTATCCTGAAATTCCCTCCCCACGCATAATGCACTGCTTCTCCCGCTATACTCCCTATAGTGTTCGCAAAGTTGTTAAGCTTCATACCATAAAATAATGATACATCCTTATCCACTGCCTTGCTCGCTTTCCTGTCCAAAAATGATAAATTGCCATTGGTGTATGTCCCACCAAGGGCACTACCTATCATACCTGTTGTAAACCCACTAACAAAACCTATCATCCCACTTTCAAGAATACTCTTGCCAATAAAACTAGCCCAGTCATCCCTCAGTTTGCCAGCTTTAAAGTCATACACCTTCGCCCCAACCATAAAAGAGCTCTCTACTACACTCTCTGTCATCCTCTGCACACCCATCTCTATACCTACAGTAAACCAGTTGTTCCCACCAAATATATTCCCAGCCCAGCTACCAGCCCAGCTGCCTACCATCCTACCAACACCAAAGTCGGTATTAAGGTAGGCGGCGGTCACGCTAGCAAGGGTGGTAGTCTAACCCTCCTCCCTCAAGGGGGACTGAAGCTAGTCCCCCTTGAAACCCCCACTCCGCCCCTTGCGCGGTTTCTTTTACTTTTTTTCTTACCCCTTGTGAGCTGGAGGTTTTTCTTTTAGCTTTGTTTTTTCTTCTACCGTCACGGCGAATACATCCTTGTATTGGCCGTGACTTTCTCGCCACATCCTGTGGCTCGGATATTGGTCTTACCATACCTTTTTTCTTCCACCCAGCTCATGGCTGGTTCTCTGAGAGTACTTTCTCTGTAATGGAAGCACCGCGAGCAAGGGGCGGGAAGAAGAGAAAAACCCTAAACCTTCTTCGCACTTTTACTCCTCACCCTCCCAGGACTCCCCACACTCATCCCAGTCGCTTAACGCTAAACCCTCAAGATCTGTCCCTTTTAAGATTGTATAATCATTTAGCATCTCTTTCTTCCATGGATTGTCCCCAATTTTTATCCATAATGAACCATTCTCATCAATCTTCCAGTAACCAGCTACACCCCTCGGATGTTTGCGAAAAGCTTCACTACCCTCCCCCGCCCAGTTTAACCACTCTAAAATTATCTCTCCATTCTCCGCAAACTCAACCAAAAATGTCCTCTTTTCACGATCCTTCTCTACCTCCCACCCCACAGCCTTCATAAGCTTCTCATAATTCTCCTCCGATAAGGTCGAAAGTTCACTATTATATAAGCCTTTAGAGCCTTTCCGCCTTTCCTCAATATAACGACGCAAATACTCCCTCTTCGCCTCCTCAAGATTGGCTATCTCATACTTCTTGCCCTTGTACCAGAACTCTATCTCACTTATACAGGTGTCATTATAATGCGTCCCAGGATATGTGGAGAGAATAGTAAACTTTACAGCATCTATATTTGTAGGATTGACCTTCAGCTCGTGTAAACTGATCTCATTCCACCCAGAGTCTGATAACAAAACCTCTCTATTAGTCGTTATAACATTTGTCTCATTATTCTTAACTACCAAATAGAGAAACAGAAGGGATAGCCCTTTCACCCGGTTATTTTTCTTCCATATCTCCTCACTCTTCCCATAACCATTGTATATCCTTATAGTATCAATCAGAAACGGACTTGACTTTGGGTTAAAACCTACATTTACATATTCCCCAGCCCCATTCCTATCTATAACAAAAAGACCGCTATTATCCCATGTCATTGGCCTCTCTGGGCCACTTCCATCACCTTCTACATTTTCTGCCCAACATGTCTTAATGTCACCATCAAATAGGGAAAACACACTGTACCTTATATCACCGTTTAAGTAAGAAGAAGCTCTGGAAACAATAGATACCTTTAGAGACCCAGCATACAAACCAACAAATGACAAAACCATAATCCCTAATACCTTTTTCGTCATATCTCCCCTCCTCATCATTATTGGCTTAACAAATAGTATGTACCTTCAAGTGTATAATCCATGTACCATTTGGGTTCATATGCCTTTTCAACCGGATTATACACCATTTTAACTGTCCCAAACAAGCCCATAAAATAGGTGTAGTCTCCACCATCAAGTTGGTAACTTTTATCCCTCCTCTCCCCCGTGTATCGGCCACCGTATATTGTTTGACAACCTTTAGACCAGGTATTATCAGGACCACCTATGTGAATAAGAATCTCATATTTCACTTTCTGGGAACCACCTTCTACAGCAGGTACTGCACCACCATTTGCTATCAGAATGGTAAATTGTCTATTTTCCCTCATTTTACTCTTAGAAGCTCTATAAAACGTTCTCGCCTCATAAACACCAGGTGCTATAGAACTATACGGTATTCCTTCCTTAGTTTTGTAATGTCGAGAGGCATCCACATTCCCTCGGTAAAACTCTACTATCTTGCCCCCTCTTACCACCGTTATCCTATCATTGTAGGTGTCCTTGCCACATCTTTCACCCTTACCCATGCCTTCCTCACCAAAAATCACAAAGTCTTTTTTCATCGACTTCTCAAAGCTCCCATACCCACCTCGTAGATCCGCAAAGTAGCTATACATCTCAAGAAGTTTTCTACCTTCGTTCGTTTTGGTATCAAACTCAGCTACATTCTCGTCCTGGGTTAAAGCAGTATGCTGAAGATTGAACTCAAACATACTGCTAAATTTCTCCCTCCCGCTTTCCATCATTTCATCAGATATATCCTCATCCGATAACCCTAACCGTGTCTTCTCGTAGTTCCGAATGGCAGCATCACCACCATATTTCTCGTATGCTGTGTCCGTCGCTACCCCTACAGCATAACTGTATATTTGATTCGTGTTGTCTAAAAGATCATAGATGTTTTCTGACCTTGCTAACAACTGCTCTAACGTTACATTGCCTGTTGCATTGCCACCTGCATACTCATTGGCTTTGTTGCTCACCTTGAGTATAAGAGATACTATCTCATTGATCTTCTCAGTGTTAGCATTGCCATCATCCGACTCATACTCGGCTATCATATTCCTAAGCTTTTCTTTTAGTGGCCCCTCCTCTATGTTTTTTATCTTTTCAAAAAGTATTCTTTGATGATAAAGAGTCATACTCTCTTTAAATTTTCTCCTCCTCTCCCCCTCCGTTGCTACCATGCTTTCTTTTTCGGCCTTTTCCCTCTCTTGTGTACGATTGTCCTGGCTCACAGGAGAAGAAAAGACATTCCACCCGCTGGAAGCAAGATAGGCAAGACCAGTTGTTAACCCTTGGAAGGTATTGGCTGTCAACTGACCCAAGGTGCTAAAGTTAGTAATGAGGGTATTCCACGTCTCCACTTTCTCCTCCTCCCCCAAGGGAGACTGAAGCTAGTCCCCCTTGAAACCCCCACTCCGCCCCTTGCGCGGTTTCTCCTACCAACTTTTCTCTTGCCCCTTGTGAGCCGGAGGTTTTTCTTTTAGCTTTCCTTTTTCCTCTATCGTCACACAAGTACATCCTTGTATTAGCCGTGACTTTCTCGCCACATCCTGTGGCTCGGATATTGGTTTTACCACACCTTTTTTCTTCCACCCAGCTCACGGCTAGTTCTCTGAGAGTTCTTCCCTCTCTAACGGAAGCACCGCAAGCAAGGGGCGGGAAGAAGAGAAAAACCCTAAACCTTCTTCGCACTTTTACTCCTCACCCTCCCAGGACTCCCCACACTCATCCCAGTCGCTTAACGCTAAACCCTCAAGATCTGTGCCTTTTAAGATTGTATAATCATTTAGCATCTCTTTCTTCCATGGATTGTCCCCAATTTTTATCCATAATGAACCATTCTCATCAATCTTCCAGTAACCAGCTACACCCCTCGGATGTTTGCGAAAAGCTTCACTACCCTCCCCCGCCCAGTTTAACCACTCTAAAATTATCTCTCCATTCTCCGCAAACTCAACCAAAAATGTCCTCTTTTCACGATCCTTCTCTACCTCCCACCCCAGCCTTCATAAGCTTCTCATAATTCTCCTCCGATAAGGTCGAAAGTTCACTATTATATAAGCCTTTATGGCCTTTCCGCCTTTCCTCAATATAACGACGCAAATACTCCCTCTTCGCCTCCTCAAGATTGGCTATCTCATACTTCTTGCCCTTGTACCAGAACTCTATCTCACTTATACAGGTGTCATTATAATGCGTCCCAGGAT
This sequence is a window from Thermospira aquatica. Protein-coding genes within it:
- a CDS encoding SH3 domain-containing protein, producing MKRIILMCCFFLEFASGADKLYSMMRPLNGNTVLIITEAPLFREPSMFAPVLTKIPILEFVVLLSNREFILENKKEEWYFIGAYLTNLFSYESAKIKGWLERKYIAGIDDFKPAKRIQKEMLLISEDAEDTGYYRIYSNGIWAIFFEDTKTTLYGQIYQCLLNENVYLLGNHTMSFFIREDEIYAPFATKILTNSADYPNWIKEKECPLNIGGYYTVIGNDVPVRSIYFIDKLLLKLKRGTKVKLLEWMDKKEKIGDKTGYWARVDTGIKDKNGDTIKGWILDVYIEEESNSSIQSTNKLKLLNVTNSGVNSCEKEDYHILTGDNVNVRSEASTNSAVLLKLKKGARVKLLERSDVTFTIGDRTGYWVYIDTGVKDKEGNTIKGWVVDIYLKEE
- a CDS encoding NADase-type glycan-binding domain-containing protein, with amino-acid sequence MTKKVLGIMVLSFVGLYAGSLKVSIVSRASSYLNGDIRYSVFSLFDGDIKTCWAENVEGDGSGPERPMTWDNSGLFVIDRNGAGEYVNVGFNPKSSPFLIDTIRIYNGYGKSEEIWKKNNRVKGLSLLFLYLVVKNNETNVITTNREVLLSDSGWNEISLHELKVNPTNIDAVKFTILSTYPGTHYNDTCISEIEFWYKGKKYEIANLEEAKREYLRRYIEERRKGSKGLYNSELSTLSEENYEKLMKAVGWEVEKDREKRTFLVEFAENGEIILEWLNWAGEGSEAFRKHPRGVAGYWKIDENGSLWIKIGDNPWKKEMLNDYTILKGTDLEGLALSDWDECGESWEGEE